Proteins encoded by one window of Microcoleus sp. FACHB-68:
- a CDS encoding TldD/PmbA family protein, protein MPNITEIANHAKENAEKLGIKKFDIYGSSVDETSVQVDRGAPKQVKASNRSGVTVRVWNDDNTVGVTSTTDVDPNGLKLALETAYEASFFGVKDNAPDFSPEATVPLEKSSDEKATQAPVSQLIESLIEAEKELLAAHPAIEGVPYNGLAQREIDRFYLNSAGATRNESRSIASIYLYSKTEQEGKKPRSAGAFKLSRSLEQLDIEGCLKEAAEKTISHLNYEKVKTGKYTVVFSAEAFLSLLGAFSNLYNAQSILDKQSLSTPESLGTNIASPLLSVYDDALHPANIGAETFDGEGTPTRRISIIENGTLTNFLHSAGTAKRLNAQPTGHANIGSKVMVSSHFYHVLQGAKAEQEYSLANADNVIFIDDLQALHAGVKSLQGSFSLPFDGWMVNNGKLTSIESATVAGDFREVLQSIIFVEPDAELTPGGVCPRIWVDGLSITGEA, encoded by the coding sequence ATGCCGAATATCACCGAAATTGCTAATCACGCCAAGGAAAATGCTGAGAAACTCGGCATCAAAAAATTCGATATTTATGGATCGAGTGTTGATGAAACGAGCGTTCAAGTCGATAGAGGAGCGCCGAAACAAGTTAAGGCTTCTAATCGCTCTGGTGTGACGGTTCGTGTTTGGAATGATGACAATACAGTGGGTGTCACCAGCACAACTGATGTTGATCCAAATGGCCTGAAATTAGCCTTGGAAACGGCTTATGAGGCAAGTTTTTTTGGGGTCAAGGATAATGCTCCTGATTTTAGCCCAGAAGCGACTGTGCCCCTCGAAAAGTCATCGGATGAGAAGGCAACCCAAGCGCCAGTTTCTCAGTTGATAGAAAGTCTGATAGAAGCGGAAAAGGAACTGTTAGCGGCGCATCCGGCTATTGAAGGGGTGCCTTACAATGGTTTGGCTCAACGAGAGATTGACAGGTTTTATCTCAACAGTGCCGGCGCGACAAGGAATGAATCCCGCTCGATTGCTTCTATCTATCTTTACAGCAAAACTGAACAGGAAGGGAAAAAACCCCGCAGTGCCGGCGCGTTTAAACTCAGCCGTAGTTTGGAACAGCTCGATATTGAAGGTTGCTTGAAAGAAGCGGCTGAGAAAACGATCAGTCACTTGAACTATGAAAAAGTCAAGACTGGTAAATATACCGTTGTTTTCTCTGCGGAAGCATTCTTGAGCTTGTTAGGGGCATTTTCTAACTTGTACAATGCTCAAAGTATTCTGGATAAGCAAAGTTTATCGACGCCTGAATCTTTGGGAACAAATATTGCTTCTCCTTTGCTTTCGGTTTACGATGACGCACTACATCCAGCGAATATTGGAGCGGAAACCTTTGATGGTGAAGGCACGCCGACTCGTCGGATTTCGATAATTGAAAATGGTACTTTAACCAACTTTCTTCACAGTGCCGGCACCGCAAAAAGGCTCAACGCTCAGCCTACGGGTCATGCAAATATTGGCTCTAAAGTTATGGTCAGTTCGCACTTTTATCATGTCCTTCAAGGTGCGAAAGCTGAGCAGGAATATAGCCTTGCGAATGCAGACAATGTGATTTTCATCGATGATCTGCAGGCACTTCATGCCGGCGTTAAATCGTTACAGGGTTCGTTTTCTCTGCCGTTTGATGGTTGGATGGTGAATAACGGCAAATTGACGAGCATTGAATCTGCAACGGTTGCCGGTGACTTTCGCGAAGTCCTCCAGTCGATTATTTTTGTCGAACCAGATGCAGAACTGACTCCTGGCGGCGTGTGCCCCAGAATATGGGTGGATGGGCTGTCTATCACTGGAGAAGCCTAA
- a CDS encoding TldD/PmbA family protein produces MTLSMHPSTLLLSKELPTLQYTSTPDRFDETWEAPLSTLLGLGRAAGADFIEFFLERANYISCLAEEDTITSISPRLSTGAGVRVFRGKADCYVSTNDLSFSGLKSALEKGLSILGLQLPAPNAFIPEINLELLRDYATKKGKDAWLPQCSPIREMGEVLLDASALLTRKAKHIQSRRTSYFRDWQEVLVAASDGTFARDIRLTQSVGYNLLCADGANRSSIAKRDGSTSEADFLRKWNPEAAAEEVAESAGIMLYADYVESGNYPIIMANQFGGVIFHEACGHLLETTQIERKTTPFADKKGEKIAHESLTAWDEGLSPNAFGTIDMDDEGMPAQRTLLIEKGVLKNFLADRSGSLLTGHPRTGSGRRQNYTFAAASRMRNTYIAPGEYTNEDLFSSIDKGIYCKKMGGGSVGATGEFNFSVEEAYLIENGKITKPLKGAILIGEAKEIMNKISMCSQDIGLAAGFCGSVSGSIYTTVGQPHIKVDSITVGGR; encoded by the coding sequence ATGACGCTATCCATGCATCCCAGTACATTACTGCTTTCCAAAGAACTACCTACCCTTCAATACACCTCAACCCCCGATCGCTTCGATGAAACCTGGGAAGCGCCTCTATCAACGCTTTTAGGACTCGGACGCGCTGCCGGTGCGGACTTTATTGAATTCTTCTTAGAACGTGCAAACTATATTAGCTGTTTGGCAGAAGAAGATACCATCACCAGCATTTCGCCGCGTCTTTCCACCGGCGCTGGCGTTAGAGTGTTTCGCGGCAAAGCCGATTGCTACGTTAGCACCAATGATCTTTCATTTTCTGGGCTAAAATCTGCCCTAGAAAAAGGTCTTTCTATCCTGGGACTGCAACTGCCGGCACCCAACGCATTCATCCCTGAAATTAATTTAGAACTCCTCAGAGACTACGCTACAAAAAAAGGGAAAGATGCTTGGTTGCCTCAGTGTAGCCCTATCCGAGAAATGGGAGAAGTGCTGCTGGATGCCAGCGCCTTGCTGACACGCAAAGCAAAGCATATCCAATCCCGACGCACCAGCTATTTCAGAGATTGGCAAGAAGTTTTAGTTGCTGCCAGTGATGGCACTTTTGCCCGTGACATCCGCCTGACTCAATCTGTCGGATACAACCTGTTGTGCGCTGACGGTGCCAACCGTTCATCGATTGCCAAGCGCGACGGCAGCACCAGCGAAGCAGACTTTTTGAGAAAGTGGAATCCTGAAGCTGCCGCCGAAGAAGTTGCAGAATCCGCCGGCATCATGCTTTATGCAGATTATGTGGAATCGGGAAATTACCCGATTATCATGGCAAATCAATTTGGCGGCGTGATTTTCCACGAAGCTTGTGGACACCTGCTAGAAACCACTCAAATTGAACGCAAAACCACTCCTTTTGCTGATAAAAAAGGCGAAAAAATTGCCCACGAAAGTTTAACAGCTTGGGATGAAGGACTGTCGCCAAACGCTTTCGGCACCATCGATATGGACGATGAAGGAATGCCGGCGCAACGCACCCTGCTGATTGAAAAAGGCGTGCTGAAAAACTTCTTAGCCGATCGCTCAGGTTCCTTGCTAACTGGACATCCCAGAACCGGCAGTGGACGCCGGCAGAATTATACGTTTGCCGCAGCTAGCCGGATGCGAAATACTTATATCGCCCCCGGAGAATACACCAACGAAGATTTATTCTCTTCCATCGATAAAGGCATTTATTGCAAAAAGATGGGCGGCGGTAGTGTTGGCGCAACTGGAGAATTTAACTTCTCTGTGGAAGAAGCTTATCTGATTGAAAATGGCAAAATTACGAAACCTTTAAAAGGAGCCATCTTAATCGGGGAAGCTAAGGAAATTATGAACAAAATTTCCATGTGTTCCCAAGATATCGGTCTGGCTGCCGGTTTCTGCGGTTCTGTTAGTGGCAGTATTTACACCACTGTTGGACAGCCCCATATTAAGGTTGATTCCATTACTGTTGGTGGCCGGTAA
- a CDS encoding tetratricopeptide repeat protein, with translation MVLALIAFVGFSILPLLSDVLKANQVPPEATPATTQQAAQQPSKQVDLEAQARGYELVLQREPGNKAALEGLLRTRLELGDIKGAIVPLEQLSKSNPEEPLYGVLLAQAKQQIGDREGAAQSYRSILTSKPGNVEALQGLVSLLLQQNRPEAAIGLLQDTLKGAPQANQVAPGSIDVLSVQLILGQVYAEEKRYAEALAIYDELTKNKPDDFRPVLGKAIVLKRQGKSGEATSLFSKATTLAPAKYKDQIQQLAAAAPAPTPTPAATPTESLPSNAPQE, from the coding sequence ATGGTGTTGGCACTCATCGCCTTTGTGGGGTTTTCCATCCTTCCCCTTTTAAGTGATGTTCTTAAGGCAAATCAAGTGCCTCCTGAAGCAACGCCGGCAACCACCCAGCAGGCGGCGCAGCAGCCTTCTAAGCAGGTAGACTTGGAAGCGCAGGCGCGGGGTTATGAACTTGTTTTGCAGCGTGAACCGGGAAATAAGGCAGCGCTGGAAGGGCTATTACGGACTCGGCTAGAGTTGGGTGATATTAAAGGGGCAATCGTCCCCCTCGAACAACTGTCGAAGTCAAATCCTGAAGAGCCACTTTATGGCGTGCTCCTCGCTCAAGCGAAGCAACAAATTGGAGATCGCGAAGGTGCTGCCCAATCTTATCGCTCAATTCTGACAAGTAAGCCCGGAAATGTTGAGGCGCTGCAAGGATTAGTGAGTTTGCTGCTGCAACAAAACCGCCCAGAAGCGGCAATTGGGTTGCTGCAAGATACGCTCAAAGGCGCTCCTCAAGCGAATCAGGTTGCCCCCGGCAGTATTGATGTGCTTTCGGTGCAACTAATTTTAGGGCAGGTATACGCCGAGGAAAAACGTTATGCGGAAGCCCTGGCGATTTACGATGAACTCACGAAAAATAAGCCTGACGATTTTCGCCCCGTGCTAGGCAAGGCAATTGTACTCAAACGACAAGGCAAATCTGGCGAGGCAACGTCTCTATTCTCAAAGGCGACGACTTTAGCGCCGGCAAAGTATAAAGATCAAATTCAGCAACTAGCAGCCGCAGCGCCGGCACCGACTCCAACGCCGGCTGCAACCCCGACTGAGAGTTTGCCCAGTAACGCGCCTCAAGAGTAG